The Haloarchaeobius sp. HME9146 DNA segment CGATTGCCTCGTCTTTGAACGAGAGGCATACGATGCCTACGTGGACGGTGCCCGCGACGTTTCCATCGTCTCTGAATACAGTCGAATAGGCGTGACCGAGACGACCCTCACGGAGACACTCGATGAAGGCGAGTATCTCTTCTCACTGGATTACACCGACCTACTCACCGAACCCCGAGAGCAGAGCGTCACCGTCAGTCGCTTGCTCACGCTTGCTGACCAGCCCTGATGATGGAGCTAGCTGGTGCAGGCCCATTGACGATGCTTCCCTGTGGTTCCCGCTGGAGTAATCGGACTCGATTGTTACTGGGTCCTCTGTATTCAGCACGCTGGTTGTGCCAGAATCCGAGTAGGTTCCACCGATCGTGCTGATTACAGAGGTGTCGGTCTATCGCTTCATCCAGCGTTCTGAATCAAGCGAACCAGCCGGTTCCCAACAGGCCAGTGTTCGATACCCGATTCGCGCCCTGTATTCAGCACGACCGCAGATACTCCCCTGAACTTTGTCAGAAGAGGCGTGCTGCATACAGAGGATGAGTCCAGCGCTGTGAGCCCTCTCTATTCAACAGTGTTCAGTTGAGTAACCTATGGACTCGCGCCGTTAACACGAATCACGCGACATAGAACAGCACTACAAGCGCGAGAACTATGAGAAGGATTGCGACTATTACCCAGGGGCTATCCGAACCATCAGTCGACTCGTCGAGGGGAATGAGTGGTCCACTACCTCCACCGGGGATATCCATACTCGATAATATCGAGTAATTGAGCAATAAGTTTCGATGATCCACTCGCACCCTCGGTCTATTACTGCCGGTGATGCCGTTCCCACTTCGGCACCGCCCGCCGGTACAGCGCGATGCCGAGCCCGCCAGCCACGACACTCGCCACGCCGAGTGCGGCCAGCAGGGTCACATTCACCGGCGCGAGCACCAGCCCGACCACGAGCACGGGGACCAGAATCAGGGCGACTGCACCGCCGAACGCGGCGAACAGCACGGTGTCGAACAGGAACTCGTTTGGCTGGAATCCGGCGAGGTACACCGTCAGCCCGAACAGGTAGCATTCGAGGCCGAGCAGGAGCAGCAGGCCGACGACGGCCTCGTCGACGGGCGAGCCGCGCCAGGCGATGGCCCCGAGGAAGTACAACAGGCCGGTTGGCACACCGAGCACCAGGAAGGCGCGGAACTTCGCGCGGAAGACGGCCGCGACGGAGACTGGATACAACTGGTACTCCTGCACGTCGTCGAACTGCGTGACCCAGTTGTAGGTCGTGAAGGCAGTCAGCCCGAGAATCGCCCCGAAGGAGACGCCGGTCGAGGGCGACAGCCCAGTGATCGTCTCGGCGAGGTCGAGCAGGAAGGCACTCACCGCGAAGAGCACGCCGCCGGAGAACAGTACCTTGAGGAACCCGCCGGAGGAGCGATGCACGTCCAGCAGCGATTTCACGGTGAGCCCGTCGGCGTCGAAGGGGAGCGCGTCCTGCCAGGTGAGGAAGGTCCGGCCCGCGGTTCTGGCGGGGGTGACGTAGCTGGTGTCGTACACCGCGACACCGAGGGCGAGCAGGAGCGGAATCGGGGCGAGTGCGGCGACGGCCTCGACGACCGTCCCGCCGTCGAACAGCCCGTAGGGCGTGTAGGCGACGAAGTCGATGCCGGCGGCGTAGGCCAGCCCGGCGGCGGCGGCCAGTCCGAGGAGCAGGAGCTTCCCGGGTGCACCCCGCGTCGAGAGGCCGATGGCGGCGAAGGTAACGGCCACACCGAGGACGAACGTCGCGGTGGTCGTCGCCCACAGCGTGGGCAGGGCGAGCCAGCCGATGCCGGCACCGGTGAGCACGGCCGGGACGAACCCGAGCGTGATGGGCAAGAGGAACAGCAGCGCGTAGTACACCGCGTCCTTCACGAGGAAGATACCGAGCAGCTTGCGCTGGGAGATAGGGAGGGTCCGGGCCGTGAACACCACGAGCGTCATGTCGCCGAGCAGGTTCCGCATGGCGTCGCGGCCGACGAAGCCGACGCTGCCCGTATGAAGCCCGAAGAAGAACGCGAGCGCGTGGACCCCCGCCAGGACCGACCCGACGGCGGTCCCGGTCGTGGTGAGCAGGTACACCGCACCGGCCGTGATGGCCGTGACGAACACCGGGAAGCCGGCGAACCGGCCGCCGCCGAAGAGCTGGCTGTGGAGTCGCCACTCCTCGCGGAACATCTCGACGAACAGCCGGCGGTCGAGGTCAGTCGTCACCGACCACCGCCTCCGGTTCCTGCCAGTCCACGTCGTCGTCGACGTTCGCCATGAAGGTGTCCAGCAGGGACTCGCCCTCGTCCAGCTCGTCGGGCCGGCGCTCGGCGATGAGTTCGCCGCGGTAGACGATGCCCACCCGGGAACAGATCTCCTCGGCGACCTCGATGTGGTGGGTCGAGATGAAGATGGTGTTGCCCGCATCGCGGTAGTTCGTCAGGAAGCGCTTGGTGCGCTCCTGGACGATGGGGTCCAGATTGGCGAGGGGCTCGTCGATGAACACGACCTCGGGCTCGTGGAGGAACGCCTGTGTTATCATCACCTTCTGCTGCTGGCCGCGCGAGAGGTCCGTGTTGAGGGTGTCGAGCTTCTCGGCGAACGAGAGGCGATTCGCCCACGTCTCGACCCGCGAGTCGACGACCTGCTGGTCGAGGTCGCGCACCGTGCCGACGAAGTCGAAGTACTCCCGGGGGGTCATGAAACTCGGTGGGGACTCCTGTTCGGGGAGGATACCGATGTGGCGGCGCGTCTCGACCGGGTTCGAGACCGGGTCGTGGCCCAGCACCGAGGCGGTCCCCGAATCGGGCTCCAGTTGCCCGGTCAGAATCTTGATGGTCGTCGTCTTCCCCGCGCCGTTCGGCCCCAGGGCGGCGAACAGTTCGCCACGGCCGATATCAAGCGAGAGGTCGGCGAGCGCGGTGACGTCGCCGTAGGTCTTGCGGAGGTTCTCGGTTCGAATCGCGCTCATCAGTCGTCCCGTGAATCGGCCCGGGTGGTCTTGACCGTTCTGCCCGTCTGCGGGTTTGCCGGTTCGGGCGGATTGCCGGTTCGGGTGGAGGTCGCGGATGATTCCCGCGACGTGAGCACGCCCGCCAACCGTCAAGTGGCCGACGGCCCAAAGTTCAGACATGTACTCGGTGCTCCTCTCGGACCATCCGAAGCTCGACCCTGAGGTTTTTCAACGCATCCTCGGCCCCGACGCCGAAATCCACGAACGACGCCTCGGGTCGGCCGAAGCAGTCCTCGAAGCCGCCCGGGAGGTCGACGCGGACGCCGTGGTCGCCAACGTCGATACCCCGGTCCCAGCAAACGTCATCGAGGCGCTCGACCTGACGGTAATCGCGCGTTCGGCGGTCGGTGTCGATGGCATCGACCTCGACGCGGCAGCCGCGGCAGACGTGCAGGTCGTCAACTGTCCGGAGTACTGCACCGACGAGGTGGCGATCCACGCGCTCTCGCTCGCGCTCGCCTGCGTGCGGTCGATTCCAGCGTACGACCGGTCGGTCCGGGCCGGCGAGTGGGACTGGGGTGGGACCCGCGAACTCCATCGACTGCGGGGCCAGACCATCGGGCTGCTCGCGTTCGGTCCCATCGCGCGCCGGTTCACGGAGCTCGTCTCGGGGTTCGACTGCCGGCTGGTCGCCCACGACCCGTACGTCGAATCAGGGACAATGGCCGACTACGGCGTGGAAGCGGTCGATTTCGAGACGCTACTCGACGATTCGGACCTGCTTTCGGTGCATGCACCGCTGACCGACGAGACCCGGGGAATGCTCGACACCGATGCCTTCGACCGCCTCGGCCCCGGAGCCGTCCTCGTCAACACCGGTCGTGGGGCAGTCATCGACGAGGACGCGCTGGTTGCGGCGCTGGAGTCCGGACAGGTTGCGGCGGCCGGCCTCGATGTGCTCACGGAGGAACCGCCAGCGGACTCGCCGCTCGTCGGGCGGGAAGACACGGTGGTCACCCCGCACGCCGGCTGGTACTCCGAGGAGGCCAGGCGCGACGTGAACGAGACGATTGCCGCCGACGTCAAGCGGGCGCTCGACGGCGAGGAGCCGGAGAACGTCGTCCAGCAGTCGTGGTGACGTGACTGCTGGTGTCGTGGTACGGGTACAGAAGGTGTGGTGATACAGAGGGCGTCGGTCTATCCAGTCCGGAAGTCCCGGAGGAAGCGACCGACACGCGCCAGCGGGGCCGTGCCAGCGGACAGCTGTACGACGAACGATGCGACCAGGATGATGGTGAACAGCCCGGCCCAGACGGCCGTCCCGAGCAGATCGATGACCGGGAATCCGACTTCGGCGGCGAAGACGGTGACCATGGCGACCAGTCCGATAAGCAGGTAGTGCTGGTACCACGCGAGCCCGGTCGAGCTCATGACGGTGGTGTAGGGCACGAGGTCACGGGACCGTTCGGTCAGCGTGACGGTCTTCAGATTCGACTCGTAGTCGATGACCCCGAGCTTGTCGAGCATCGGCAGGTGCGTCTGGTGCAGCGACGCGTAGACGCTGTCTCTGATGTTTCGTGGCGGCGGCGACTCCCCAGTCTCGGCCTCGGCGATCGCCTCAGACAGGTCTCTGAGGGTCGATTCCCCACCGTGGCTCCGGAGGTGTTTCAGAACCTCCCGCCGACGTTCGTTACTTAATATCGAGTGTATGTCTCCCTCGTCGAGTCGATTCTCGCTCGTTGTAGGGATGATTCTACTATCTACTGATGGCGTACTTATTGACACCGGTTACTCCCCCTCCATTACGTTACTCGTTGTCTAGGAATATAGCTGTATGCCCTGATTGGCCGTCAGGTTTAAGTACTCAACCGGGATTCTCATGTCAGACCGAATCAGCCGTTAGCAAGCGGCGGTCCCACGTAACAGCAGATTAGGGCCGTGGCCGGCCGGTAAGAATCGGTCGTTTGGCCCCGTCTCGGGGCGACTCCGGGCGCTGTCGTCCCTAGTGTCACAATCATTATTCGACACGGGGCAGTCTGTTCTGTCATGCACGTACTGGCACCGATAGATGGCTCGGACTGTAGTTTCAGGGCGCTGGAGTTCGCAGTCGAGTTCACCGACCGGTACGACGGGACTCTCGACGTGGTCCACATCACGGACTACGAGGACGAATCCATCGAGCAGTTGCTCGAACGGGCCCGGACGGTCTGTCGAGCAGGTGGGTCCGACTCGACGCCAGAGCTGGCGTTCGACGTCGGAATCTACCGGATGCGGTACGCGAACAAGATCGGGAAGGACATCCTGGAACTCGTCGCGGACCGGGACATCGACCACGTCGTGATGGGCCATCACGGCGGAAACACGGTCGACCGGCTCGTCATCGGGAGCGCCACCGAGACGGTCATCCGGGCGAACAGGGTTGCCGTCTCGGTCATCCCCTGACCAGTCTGGCCCGTCTCGGTGGGTCGAGAGGGTACCGGGTCCGACTCCACTGCCCGCGGCGGTAGCGGTTTCTCGACGGGGTGCCTGTCCTCCCGTATGAACGTCGGATTGGTCGGGACCGGGAACATCGGGGAAACGCTCGCGAGACACCTTGTAGCGGCCGGCCACGACGTGATTCTCTCGAACTCCAGGGAGCCGGCGTCGCTCGCTGACCTCGTGGAGGAGCTGGGCGAGCACGCCTGTGCGGCGACGCCGGCCGAGGCCGTCGACCACGCGGAACTCGTGGTACTCGCACTGCCCTGGCGCGCTCGTGACGAGCTTCCGGACGCTGCCCTGTTCGCCGAGAAGGTGGTAATCGACGCGACGAACCCCTACTCCGCCGAGTTCGAGGTCATCGACCTCAGCGAAGAGACCGCCAGCGAGGCCATCGCCGACCAGCTCCCTGACGCCAGGCTCGTCAAGGCGTTCAACACGATGCACTGGGAGACGCTTCGCGACGAATCTCGGCCCGAGGCACCCGCAGAGGACCGGCTGGTCGTGTTCATGGCCGGTGACGACCGCCACGCCAAGGACATCGTCGCCGACCTGGTGCGCGAGATCGGGTTCGTCGCGATGGACACCGGCGGGCTGGTCGAGGGTGGCCGCCTGCAGGAACCGGGCTCGACCATCTACAACCGGCCGATGTCGCCGCCGGAGGCCCGGGAAGTACTCGCTGAACGCAGGGGATCGACCGACTGACCGCGAGGCGAGGATTCAACTCGATACGGGCCTATCTCCCCGTGTGGACGCCATCGAGATATCGACCGTGGTGTACGTCCCGAAGGAGGAGGCGTTCGAGTTCCTCTTCGACTTCACCAACCACGAGCAGTACTCGCGCTACGTCTCGGACGTGACGAAACACGGTGAGGGCGTGGGCTGCCAGTTCGACATCACCCTGCAGTGGTGGAAGCTGGAGTACACGCTCTCGCCGCGGGTGACCGGCATCGACCGGCCCGAGCGCATCGACTGGGACGTCCCGCGGGACGTACGGGCCGAGGGGTTCTGGGCGCTGGAGGACGTCCCGCCGGAATCCGAGCAGGCACAGGCAGACGGCGGCCCGGCGACACGTGTCCGCCTCCGCATCGAGTTCGACCGCGCCGCGTCGCGCCTCGCCGGGCTCCGGTTACCGCCGTTCGTCTCGCTCGACTGGGTCATCGACCGCATCAAACCCATCGCGATTCGAGAAGCTGAGACCGTCTTCGAACGGGCGATTGCGGACCTCGAAGGCCAGCGCCGCGACGTACATATCGAATTACACACCAGACCGACCACGGTCTGACTACGGTCCAGCACGGGGTCTCCTCACGCGTTCTCTCTCATCCTCGGCGCCGTCGGGGAGATGACGCCACGGACTGTTGAATCGATGGCTAGGGTTTAGGTTGGCCAAAAAATCGTAAGCGGTTTATTCCTTTAGGCGAGCCTAAATCCTATGAACGACGATACGACGAACCAGAAGGAACCGACACGGCGCAAGTATCTGCAGTACGGAAGCGCGCTCCTCGGCAGCGCCCTTCTGGCTGGCTGCGCCGGCAGCTCGGGCGAGTCCACCGCAGAGCCGACCGAGACAGCGACCGACGCCTCGACCAACACGGCCACCGCGGCCGGGACCGACGAGGCCACCGAGCAGAGCGAGTCGGAGTCGGGCTCGTACTCGGTCGCCATCGAGCCGGTCGGCGAGGTCTCGTTCGACAGCGTCCCCGAGACCTGGGTCGCGAACAACGGGAGCTGGGCCGACATGGGTATCGCACTCGGCCTCGAGCCGCCGAAGGCCGTCTGGCTGACCGGTCGCTACCACACGCAGTACTACGACGAGATTCCGGGACTCTCCGTGGACAAGAGCGACATGGTGTCGCTGTACCAGGACGGCGTCAGCAAGGAGCTGTTCTACGAACTCGACGCCGACGTCCACGTCATGGACCCGAACTTCCTGCAGAACCGCTTCCGTGGCTGGGAGCAGGCCGACGTCGAGGAGGTCTCGGCGAACATCGGGCCCATCTTCGGGAACTGCATCTACGCCCAGCACTACCCGTGGCACGAGGACTACCGCTACTACACCCTCTACGAGGGCTTCGAGAAGCTCGCACAGGTCTTCCAGCGCACCGACCGGTACGAGGCGTTCGAGCGCCTGCACGACGACTTCCAGGCGACCCTCGCCCCGCACGTTCCCACGAAGGCCGAGGCACCCGAGGCCGCGGTCCTCTGGGGTGTAGGTGACGCACCGGAGAAGTTCTATCCCTACATCATCGGCGGCGGCACCGGGTTCAAGCACCTCCGCGACCTCAACGTGCAGGACGCGCTCGCGGACACCGACGTGAAGGACTTCCACGGGAGCCGCGCCGCCATCGACGTCGAGACGCTGCTGGAAGTCGACCCCGAGGTGCTCATGCTGCGCGGGTACGAGGCCAAGAGCGAGTCCGAGTTCCAGAGCACCGTCGTCGCCTCGCTGGAGGAGCACAGCACGGCCAGCGCCCTCACCGCCGTCCAGAACGGCGACGTGTACCGCGCGGGCGGACTCTACCAGGGCCCAATCACCAACATGGTGCTGACCGAGCGCACCGCCGGTCAGCTCTACGACGTGGACGAGCAGCTGTTCGACCGCCAGCGCGTCGCAGACATCGTCAACGGGGACTTCTAATCATGAACGACGACAGCAGATTCGACGAACCAACGCGCAGAGACTACCTCACGTACGGCGCCGCCGCCGCAGTCGGGAGCCTATTCGCCGGGTGTGCCGGTCAGAGCGACTCCGAGACGACACAGACCGGCACGCCGACGGAATCCGGAACACCGTCGACGACAGAGGCAGACACCGCCGAACCGGACACCTCGTCGTACGAGGTGTGTATGGAGCCGAACGGCTGTCACACCCTCGACGCCGTCCCCGAGAAGTTCATGGTGTACCACCAGGGCCCGGTGGATATGGTGATCGCGTTGGGACAGCTAGATGGACTCGTCGCGTCGGCGTTCCCCTCGACGTTCCCGACGGCGTACTTCGACCAGCTCCCGGGTGTCTCGGTGGACATGGAAGACGTCACGGCGCTGAGCGAGGATGGCACCCCGGACAAGGAGGTGTTCTACGAACTCGACGTCGACATGCACCTCATCGGTCACCACCCCGCGATGGAGTACTTCGAGCTGGAGGAGACCGACATCGCCGAACTGGAAGAGAACGTCGCCCCGTTCCACGGAAGTTGGATGCGGCGACCAGACTACACCGACGGCCACCCGTACTACGGGCTGTACGAGGGGCTCGACAAGTACGCGGCGGTGTTCCAGAGCCAGGCCCGGGGGGAGGCGTTCCGGTCACTTCACGACGAGTTGGTCGCGGACCTCA contains these protein-coding regions:
- a CDS encoding ABC transporter ATP-binding protein — translated: MSAIRTENLRKTYGDVTALADLSLDIGRGELFAALGPNGAGKTTTIKILTGQLEPDSGTASVLGHDPVSNPVETRRHIGILPEQESPPSFMTPREYFDFVGTVRDLDQQVVDSRVETWANRLSFAEKLDTLNTDLSRGQQQKVMITQAFLHEPEVVFIDEPLANLDPIVQERTKRFLTNYRDAGNTIFISTHHIEVAEEICSRVGIVYRGELIAERRPDELDEGESLLDTFMANVDDDVDWQEPEAVVGDD
- a CDS encoding C-terminal binding protein — its product is MYSVLLSDHPKLDPEVFQRILGPDAEIHERRLGSAEAVLEAAREVDADAVVANVDTPVPANVIEALDLTVIARSAVGVDGIDLDAAAAADVQVVNCPEYCTDEVAIHALSLALACVRSIPAYDRSVRAGEWDWGGTRELHRLRGQTIGLLAFGPIARRFTELVSGFDCRLVAHDPYVESGTMADYGVEAVDFETLLDDSDLLSVHAPLTDETRGMLDTDAFDRLGPGAVLVNTGRGAVIDEDALVAALESGQVAAAGLDVLTEEPPADSPLVGREDTVVTPHAGWYSEEARRDVNETIAADVKRALDGEEPENVVQQSW
- a CDS encoding universal stress protein codes for the protein MHVLAPIDGSDCSFRALEFAVEFTDRYDGTLDVVHITDYEDESIEQLLERARTVCRAGGSDSTPELAFDVGIYRMRYANKIGKDILELVADRDIDHVVMGHHGGNTVDRLVIGSATETVIRANRVAVSVIP
- a CDS encoding NADPH-dependent F420 reductase translates to MNVGLVGTGNIGETLARHLVAAGHDVILSNSREPASLADLVEELGEHACAATPAEAVDHAELVVLALPWRARDELPDAALFAEKVVIDATNPYSAEFEVIDLSEETASEAIADQLPDARLVKAFNTMHWETLRDESRPEAPAEDRLVVFMAGDDRHAKDIVADLVREIGFVAMDTGGLVEGGRLQEPGSTIYNRPMSPPEAREVLAERRGSTD
- a CDS encoding SRPBCC family protein, with the protein product MDAIEISTVVYVPKEEAFEFLFDFTNHEQYSRYVSDVTKHGEGVGCQFDITLQWWKLEYTLSPRVTGIDRPERIDWDVPRDVRAEGFWALEDVPPESEQAQADGGPATRVRLRIEFDRAASRLAGLRLPPFVSLDWVIDRIKPIAIREAETVFERAIADLEGQRRDVHIELHTRPTTV
- a CDS encoding ABC transporter substrate-binding protein, with amino-acid sequence MNDDTTNQKEPTRRKYLQYGSALLGSALLAGCAGSSGESTAEPTETATDASTNTATAAGTDEATEQSESESGSYSVAIEPVGEVSFDSVPETWVANNGSWADMGIALGLEPPKAVWLTGRYHTQYYDEIPGLSVDKSDMVSLYQDGVSKELFYELDADVHVMDPNFLQNRFRGWEQADVEEVSANIGPIFGNCIYAQHYPWHEDYRYYTLYEGFEKLAQVFQRTDRYEAFERLHDDFQATLAPHVPTKAEAPEAAVLWGVGDAPEKFYPYIIGGGTGFKHLRDLNVQDALADTDVKDFHGSRAAIDVETLLEVDPEVLMLRGYEAKSESEFQSTVVASLEEHSTASALTAVQNGDVYRAGGLYQGPITNMVLTERTAGQLYDVDEQLFDRQRVADIVNGDF
- a CDS encoding ABC transporter substrate-binding protein; its protein translation is MNDDSRFDEPTRRDYLTYGAAAAVGSLFAGCAGQSDSETTQTGTPTESGTPSTTEADTAEPDTSSYEVCMEPNGCHTLDAVPEKFMVYHQGPVDMVIALGQLDGLVASAFPSTFPTAYFDQLPGVSVDMEDVTALSEDGTPDKEVFYELDVDMHLIGHHPAMEYFELEETDIAELEENVAPFHGSWMRRPDYTDGHPYYGLYEGLDKYAAVFQSQARGEAFRSLHDELVADLTSQFPPVEDRPTVAYLNTNYWGDGKTVYVRDPTVPGYQTKPLRDLEIPEHDPFAGQYPAESNFIQGDYELLLEVDPEVIVYHAGMNVLRDPEKSFENDILGPLRDDPVASEVTAISDERVYPYHEFEQGPVMNLFNTELLAKALYPETFGEPTGMEAPAEENQLFDRQRVADIINGDF